From the genome of Watersipora subatra chromosome 9, tzWatSuba1.1, whole genome shotgun sequence:
CTACTCTAGGGGTGTGTCACTACTCTAGGGGTGTGTCACTACTTTAGGGGTGTGTCACTACTCTAGGAGTGTGTCACTACTCTAGGGGTGTGTCACTACTCTAGGGGTGTGTCACTACTCTAGGGGTGTGTCACTACTCTAGGGGTGTGTCACTACTCTAGGGGTGTGTCACTACTCTAGGAGTGTGTCACTACTCCATccctgtatggaaacttagtagTTATGTAACTGCATACcacaaaacctctatttgagcgctactatgggagaagggttagaaaatagagcgccaccctttaattgaacgccacctctatttgagcgctactatgggagaagggttagaaaatagagtgccaccctttaattgagcgCCACGTTTATTTGACCGCCTcaatttgacattcttaatctttaCGAACCGATATAGAatatagcaagtgatcagtagaaaagtgtccaccaAACCATACTAATAATGGCTCGATTGCACCAATTAATTCGTTTGTTGTTTGTTTTCGTATCAAAATCCGTTTTCTAACTGCAAGTCTTTACATTTTTCTGGAAAAAACTTTGATGGCAACACCATAGAAGTAATTAGTATCAGGCTCATAGTAGTTTATTGTTTAACGTAGTCTCCATGCTTCGACGTATGGCAAAAACGTTTTAGCAATTAGGATGCTTTTGGACGACTCGTGCTAAGCGCCCATTAGACTAAGTTAATCCTTATTTTCGCGAATTTCGCGGTTTTTCAGTTGGCTCCcctaaaagttttgctcagctaaaaaattgtttacacgctaatattgactagttcagcagtacaAAAAAAGTTCAGATCAGCAGACACTGTGAAAAGTATGGAACAGCCAGAAGATGGTGAAATGGTTCCAGGTTTTCATGAGATTTGTAGGGCTCAAGTTATATAGACATCAAATCCTAATGCAGTTGCGAGTCATGGCAGTTACGGTgagtggataaagctagtgaatACACAAGTGCTAGAAGTACATCTATTTATACAACAACTTCATACGAGTACATCTATTTATGCAACAATTGCATGTGAGTACATCTATTTATACAACAACTTTTTGTGAGTACATCTATTTATACAACAACTGCATGTAAGTACATCTATTTATACAACTACTTTTTGTGAGTACATCTATTTATACAACAACTTCATGCGAGTACATCTATTCATACAACAATTTCGTGTGAGTACACCTATTTatacgaaagcaacaatcagaatgcaacctgCCGAGCAAACTATGAAAATATTTAGGTTTCAAAAATAttagttttgtttttgcatgGATTATagttatggtttgtttatgtcacttgttttgaatacatatatttgtagcatttaatagattattattataaaacttaaaaGTTGGCGGatttatagcatactatttgatagcatgattgcctTACACAATCATGACATCGCAATATTGCGACATATGTCTGAGTTCAGGCCTTACCGAGTATGCTTGCTAGTTCCATTGTTTTGGAAATGTTTAGAGTCATTTTCCCTAGCTATCAATGAGAGGGCAACTTCTTCTACTTCAGCCTCAGCACTGGTGCCATCTGGTGGAGTGCGATCAGTGAGTTGCCAACTGACAGCTGATCTCTTGCCTGATTTAGTTTTGTCAGGTCTGAAACAATACAGTTTTGCTGAAGTATGTTCATTCTCTCAGCAAGTACTACAACTTCTGTCCTACAACTATGGAGTCAGTCAGCAAGCATTACATGTCCTACAACTATGTAGTCAGTCAAAAAGCATTACATGTCCTACAACTATGGAGTCAGTCAGCAAGCATTACATGTCCTACAACTATGGAGTCAGTAAGCAAGCATTACATGTCCTACAACTATGGAGTCAGTCAGCAAGCATTACATGTCCTACAACTATGGAGTCAGTCAGCAAGCATTACATGTCCTACTACTATTATAGTAGTAGGACATGAGGATAATACTACAActaactgtttttttttcatgaaTCAATCGATTGTGAAATAATAAAGTAATTGTTAGATTAGCTCATAATACGTTGTCCAATCAGAAGCAAGATATTGTGTCATCTCTTCAAACCAACTATAGCTGATAAAACCATTCCATGGCAAGCTGCTACACTTCAACTGCTTCTGTAAGCGGGTGACATTTTTAATAACAGAAGCTTTATTTCAGTTGCTGCCTAGAGagttttaatatttgttataaacaGTCAAGTTTTTACTTAGCAGGTGTTGCTGCAGATGAGAGCCTCTCGTCTGATGCCCAAGCAGCTATAACCTTCTGTCTCTGGTCACCAGGGCTTTCTGTGTCTCCTTCATATGGAGGCTCTGTGTTTGGATCCCAGTCTGGGTTCAGCTCCATCTGTTTTTTCACTCTTTCTTTTATTTCCCGAAAAGTTGGAATAGAACTTTTTGGTCTATCAATCACTGAAGAGATTTCATTATTTCCACTGCTGGATGCACTTTTACCTGTAACAAAATTAGATACATGATTTTATCTTTTTATCAGTTCTTTTAAGTTACCATTACTCCTATTGTTGCCTTTATCAGATGTTTTATCAAAGGCTGTATTGCGAGGGCTTGCGCCGATGTTTAATGTGGTCATCATCTACAAACGACCTTGAAAATGCAATGACCTTCATTCGCTTCTACTGTTTAAAACCATTTTCGCAAATTCCCTTCAAGATAAGTTTTTTGGACATCTGCACTTTTTTGGATGTTGCACATTCAATGATTTTGCCCTTAAAATTCTTGAATCAGTTAAATGATATAGAATTATCAATTGTTGAATTGGTAAAAGGGTGAAGGGTGTCAGGATggtcaaccatggggttggtggtttgagccctgcttaatgccaatctgacaaaaagctctcagcaagctttcaaccctaaattgctgggtcttttggaTCTAGGCCTTATCTTAGAggccccgtgtaccacactgacaacttgggcacgttaaagatccacctctgtccttcgcacattggacaagtgaaatGTCTACCTGgttctgtcagactggacgtgttgcaaaaatgtatcccttcaggttaatctgacaatTTCAGAAAAAGCCCTTGATAAGTattaggaccacccaaggtagcttataaaaacctagtcctggtggtgtgtttctccactagagaacactaccaagcattgtcaccacatgacagaagcatgccattatattttgaaattgatttGGTCCTAAATATTCCAAGACTTTCATTAATCAAATATAAACTACATTGTTTTCTAATACTTGTTAGTAATACTACTACAACAACTATTGTTAACATCATTACAGCCAATCGCTATCTAGTTTAGTACTCTATCATCCAATTAAAAGTTGTGTTACAAGGAGAGAAAAATGCTAACCTTTCACAACTGCTGATTGAATTCTGCGGAACTTTCCAACTCTTCTGCTCACTTGTCGTTCTCCATAGAGAAACATGGGTTTATCTCCTCCTTCTTCTTCCGTTTCAAAGTTTTCCGTGTCGCCTCCGAGAAAACCTACATCAACCTAACAGCTGTGGCATCATGAGAAGGAAGGCGGTTTTTGTTTTTCTGACATAGTTCTTGTCAGTTAAGACAATGTAAAGCAGtagttgatattttatttgctttttagtTGTCTCGTATCGAGTTTATTAATTAATGTCAAATGGCATCATTCAATAGAagcatataataattaatatattataataataatataataatagaaatatattcTATAGAAACAGGCAAAAACTTTGTCAACTGGTTCTATTGGTAGAGTGTGAGCTTTGCGTATGGCTTACCCTGTATGGCTACAATCTTTCCACTACTAGCCTCTATATGATCCAAGGTTATTCTGGTGAGACGAATGTCATTGTTGACAAGTCGCATCGTATGCAGCTTCTGGCGCTCAAGAATCTGGATCTGTTTATCAAGGCGCCCGGACTCGATGCCATTGATTCTACACATATAGACGTCATACTTCATATCAAAATTGGTTGAATGAACTAAACATCTACATTTGTGTGAAGTCAGTGTTGGGTCCAAAAACactataaaaagaaaataaatctCCATCTTAGATTTGCTGTTGATTATTTATCCATTTTGTTACTCTTGTTATTACTGTTgtacaactaataaaatttagcttatataaaaaaattcatgttGGACTTGAGTGacctctatcatatacctaatcATTTATAAAACccttaaaaaagaaaaattgaaaaactgtAAAGCAATAATAAAACTAGTACACTTACATTAAATTTGTACCGTGATAACAGTTAAGTGTGGGTTACTCTGCTATTGCCTTGGTAATTGTTTAGCACAGAAAGTGGTATGTAATCTATTGTTGTGGTAGTTATTCCAAGAGTCAAGGTTGTAAGTGCTATTACCAAATATATGATGTTTGATAAATGACAAATGATATATAATCTACGGGCACCGATGCCTTGGCTTATGCTAGTCTTTGATTCACATTTCACACCACAATAAGGTTAGACAAATAGGAAGCAGTAGCAGAGCAATTGGAACGAGTTTCAAGTCTAAATGGCATGTGTTCCAAGGCTACTCGGTAACAAATATATGAAGTTAAACAGCGAGATAAACAATTAGGAAACTGAGACTATACAAATAGGGATTGAAATTGAACAAAGTTATTGATGATAATATAATCTATAACAAATGATAGGAGTAGTGAGTCTCTCTCATATGAATTGTTAGTATGGCGTATTTGTAAATAGTGATTGCTTCGCCAATTGAGAAATTGTAGAACACAAGATGATACGAGTTGAGTCAATAACAATGCAGGAGACTGCCTCAATACACCCGAAGTTTCATGTTGGATCCACCCTCTAGCCTTGTTTGTTTCATTTTCcactttttttaaaataatttttgtattcaAATATAAAAGGCGATAGAAACGAACATCACACGCTAAACCTGTTCAACTTTAATATCAGAAATATGATAAATGGATCCCATTCGCATTAgtattaaatttacaatttcatcCACTGCAAGACCTGTTTATACCAAAGGCTAAAAAAGACCGAAATCACAGGGTAGTAGCGAAAATATGATCAAAACTTACCCAGTGAGATATGAAAACAATACTCGGGTGTAAATTCATTTGATTAGACATTGCTGTTGTGCTGTTTCATTCATAGCGACAGCTAGCGAGGCATTAGAGGCAGATATTGTTAATGAGCTTGGATCATTCTAAGACATGCTGCCTGATTTTTAACTTGATGCCTTACCAAGTATTTAGGTATTTCTCAACTTTGCTTTCATCACCTTTGAAGGGTGAACGGTTtactttgagaaacaaaaaaaatgCTCCTCACTGTAAATAGTAAAATGTTACAAACTTTAACATCGGCTCATCAAAAATACACCGCTGCCAGCTGGagtgaaaaaaattaaacaagacAGCAGATCCATGAGTCAGTAATTAGGGAGAAGTGTAATATTTCATCTATTTCCATCTCATTCATTGTTTGTATACCAGACATTGTAGGATTGCTCTTGATAGATGTCAGAGAGAATTTGATTCACAATCCAACCCTCTCACAAAAACTCCATCAGTTCAGCGTGAAAGTGTTTTTTATCAGAGTGTAAACTCATCTACTGTTTGATGTCCCGGTGTACAGCTCAGACTGATATGTGCTCCAAGGACTATAGTGAGTGCCAATATTATTTTCCTAACTTTACAGAAGGTCACAGAGATGTGGAGAACAGATGAACAAGATAGTGGTTATTTACAGTATCAGATTATTTGTTGAAGCATTCAATACCGATTCCCCTTAGAAAGGGAGGCTATTCTTTTCCCTGTTTCATCTCTCTCCTTTCATTTCACTCCTTTTCCGTTGTCCTTCAATCTCACTTCTTTCTTCTCATGATGATTTCTTTTCTGATGATGTCACCTCTTTTCTCCTTTCACCTCTAACCCTCCCGTTTTCCACTCACTCTTCTACGCTTCTCACCTCTCCTTTCACATATACATGCCCCTCTTATCCTCCCACCAACCCTTACGCCTCTTCCTTTCCTATTACTCTAGCAACTCACTTTTTTGACCAGGTGCCTGTGTATGTGTTTATCCGTCTGCGGCTAAAAGACAACAGTTTTGCCTTGCTAGGCATAGCTGTTAGCTTCAAGTAGCTGGCCGCTAGCATTCCCATAAGAAGGTTTATAAGATTATGGAAGCTTTACAAACGTTAAGTATATTCATCTACCCTAATGCACTATTGTTTACACCGACATTGTCTCTGTCGCATAGATCAAATGGTCATATATACGGTCATCCGAACTTAGGCCATGCCTCACACAGTAGGTTCTCAGTCTATCAAAccagttcgaaaaactatacacATGATAGATCCATCATGCAATCTGTAAAAAAGTCCAAAATGTCACGCATCtttgtaaagtttttagaaaattCAGTGTGtcttttacatatttcactgaATGCAGGGACCATTTTAGAAAAAGTTGAATTTAGAGTTCTGAGGCTATGTTAGTCGCATTGTATGAAGATAAATACACAGAGAGCATATCTATTCATTAACCTATTTATAAGATTCAATGCTGCCGAGGCAGCACACTCATATATTTCtcatttgttttgttgtttttatgtcGAGCACACAGGAGTGTGCCATAATAAAACAGTAATCGAGAATCTAAGAAGCTCATTGAGTTCCTTTAGAGGAACACTGAAATGTGAGGTGGGCGACGAGCTTGAAAGGGCTTAGAAGAGGAGAGGGGTGGCAGAGAGAACGAGTCTCGACTcttatattgtatttatactATTAAGTTTATCAAATGCAAAAAGCAAACAGATGATTTTACTATGAGTCTAGTAGCCAAGTTATTGACCTATTAGTGTTTAGTAGCCAAGTTATTGACCTATCAGTGTTTAGTAGCCAAGTTATTGACCTATCAGTGTTTAGTAGCCAAATTATTGACCTATCAGTTTCTCATTCAATGAATGCTTTAATCAGCCATTCCAGGATTTTGGTAAAGTCAAAGTTTAGAGTTTTCTCCACATATCGACATAGACATAGAGTAGAGGTTTGAATAACTGATGTTTgttgataagttagttgataagAGTTATCATcttgtaagaaaagaaaactcTCACCAAGGCTGTTGCATGGTTACACAAATATGCGTTTTAGCTACATTTATTTTGTGATTACAGCCAACATATGCTTAACACAGcttttatattaattattatatctctttcacaaagttttgcataaagcaatgcaattaaatataatatattacatgtatctaGGCCTAGCAAATATTGTCATTAGAATCTGCAGAAACATTAATTGGAATAGGGTTTACTCACTCGTGTGAAGATAGTAATAAGAATGGATATTAATACAGCCAGAAATAGACAAACTATAAAAGCCATATAACTAAATATATCTGCTAAagtaattaaaacatttttgaattTTCAGCCGCGTTAGTAAATGCTATACAAGTCATAGCGATGATATTGAACattcttatatctatatttcagCACAAATACTCTAGAGAAAGTAATACTAGAGAATATTAGAGAATACTAGAGAATACTAGATAATACTAGAGAATACTAGAGAATATTAGAGAATATTCGAGAATACTAAGGAATACTAGAGAATACTAGAGAATATTAGAGAATACTAGAGAATATTAGAGAATACTAAAGAATACTAGAGAATATTAGAGAACACTAGAGAATACTGGAGAATACTGGAGAATACTAGAGAATATTAAAGGATACTAGAGAATATTAgagaataatagaaaatattatAGAATACTAGAGAATACTAGAGAATACTAAAGAATATTAGAGAATACTAGAGAATACTAGAGAATATTAGAGAATACTAGAGAATACTAAAGAATACTAGAGAATATTAGAGAATACTAGAGAATACTAGAGAATGCTAGAGAATACTAGAGAATATTAGAGAATATTAGAGAATACTAGAGAATGCTAGAGAAGATTAGAGAATACTAGAGAATATTAGAGAATACTAGAGAATACTAGAAAGTAATACTAGAGAATACTAGAGAATACTAAAAAGTAATACTAGAGAAGGTACTTTGCTATTGTCACAAAGCATTTGGTTCACAGAGAGTGATGGATGGCAGATAATATACCGTATTTATCCTTTAAGTTCAATAGCCTTAAATCTTCAGACAAACAAAACCAATCAATACTTCAATATTGGTTTAGCGAATTGTCTCTCTACAAACAAAACAGCTAAGTCTGCCTTTTATATACATGGTGAATACTGATGTACTACACCAACCCACCTACTTACTGTCTATCTATAAACCCGCCTGTCCGCTATGGTGACTCCTGACCAACATACCTGTAGGCTTTCTGCATACGCAGTGAGTTGTAGCCTGGCACCTCGGATGAAGGCATCAGTATTAGGTTCCTTCTCAGATCTGAAGCCTTCAGGCTAAATTTGAAAAGATTCAACAGGTGATGACTCGAGGGGGAGTGAAATATAACGAGTACATGCTGCCTACATGCTGCCGAAGTAAAGCATCAAATACTCTCTGATGATAAGAGAAGTGTATCTAAGAGACGGTGTTTGTACTAAACATATTTGGTTTGGTTGAGCTTATGTACAGTTCCTTAGTTGTAATAAGTACCACATagtttacataatatattagatatatatacctcAACACCGTATAACATTGTCTACGAACCAGTTTTAAATTAAAGAATATCATCCAATACAATCTCGTAGTTACGTAAAGATATCACACTTTCTCTTTCGATAAGATTATTGGGAAGTCGAGGTGAGCTTTTGCGGAGCTCTATGTAGAGGTTGTTACTTACCGCAGCTGCTAGAATGTCGATCAGCAGGGTATACAGTGCCAAAGAAAGTGAGCAATTTGAATGAACAGAGAGAGTGTATTTCTAGCCACTACTTGTAACACTTCACCCcctttgtttcttttttaaactCTTTTCTCTTTTTCAATTCATTGCATAATATACTGCAATAACTGCAACAAAACCTTGTTTACACTTGATGTGTCAAAACATAAAACGCGCTTAATCATACCGTACCTAAACGGAGACTCCATCGCGCGTCAGCAATAACTCACTGCCACGGGTTGGCCTGGCCGGTGTTGAATGTAGCTATTTCTCTAACGTGTCCTTCACCACTTATATGAGCACAGTTAAAGAGTTATAGACACTTATACCCAAGGCCTCTCGCACACCTACTATTTGCTCAGTCATATCTATAACTTGTTTGCAATTCATTCCGTCGTGTAAGAACAGAGTATCAAGTGGTTTAATATATCGCCGCTTCGTCTCAGCCTAAGCATCAAAAAAGGCAAACATGAGATAATGGGAAAATGAAATCTTTCTAATTGCTGTTCATAACGCAAATCACACTCGGTAACATAGAGCCATTAAAGGTTTCTGACAGCTTTATTGGTTTAAAATCAAACAATCATGATGTGTATAATTGCTAAGGCGAGATGAGTGAGAAGATTTAATTTACTTAGGGGAGACGCATAGCTTTAGGTGTTCTTTGTCATTGATACCgtctttttaataaaagcaatGGGAGAAAATACTTCGGAAGACAGTACCTGTCTGTTGTACGTAATCGcctgtctgttcgtctgtctgtTCGCCTGTCTGTTCGCCTATCTGTTCGCCTGTCTGTTCACCGGTCTGTTCGCCTGTTTGTTCGTCTGTCTGTTCGCCTGTCTGTTCGCCTATCTGTTCGCCCGTCTGTTCACCGGTCTGTTCGCC
Proteins encoded in this window:
- the LOC137405354 gene encoding uncharacterized protein gives rise to the protein MPSKAKLLSFSRRRINTYTGTWSKKINGIESGRLDKQIQILERQKLHTMRLVNNDIRLTRITLDHIEASSGKIVAIQGFLGGDTENFETEEEGGDKPMFLYGERQVSRRVGKFRRIQSAVVKGKSASSSGNNEISSVIDRPKSSIPTFREIKERVKKQMELNPDWDPNTEPPYEGDTESPGDQRQKVIAAWASDERLSSAATPAKPDKTKSGKRSAVSWQLTDRTPPDGTSAEAEVEEVALSLIARENDSKHFQNNGTSKHTRKEGSREKPRNKSAITIRPEKLESTKTQDRISEELEGEVTQDRKSIKSAKARLERTQAIPKPRNPRDHPMVKVGLTCARDVT
- the LOC137404210 gene encoding uncharacterized protein DDB_G0284671-like; the encoded protein is MQSNINHEAETSEQTRKQTRERTGEQTGEQKGEQTGEQTGEQIGEQTGEQTDEQTDEQTGEQTGEQIGEQTGEQTDEQTGEQTGEQTGEQTGEQTGEQIGEQTGEQTDEQTGEQTGEQTGEQIGEQTGEQTDEQTGDYVQQTACRQHVLVIFHSPSSHHLLNLFKFSLKASDLRRNLILMPSSEVPGYNSLRMQKAYRYVGQESP